CGAGGGCGGCGAGGAGGGCCGCGACAACGACGTCGCGCGGGAGACGTTCGAGCGCACCGGCGCGAGCGTCATGGGCAAGCGCATGTTCGACCTCGGCGAGCAGGCATGGCCGGAGGAGGCGCCCTTCCACACCCCGGTCTTCGTCGTGACGCACACCGAGCGTGACCCGTGGGAGCGGCCCGGCGGCACCACGTTCCACTTCGTCAACGACGGCATCGAGCACGCCCTCGACCAGGCCCGCGAGGCCGCCGGCGACCGCGACGTCCGCATCGCCGGCGGCGGCGCGACGATCCTGGAGCACCTGAACGCCGGCCTGGTCGACGAGTTCTCGATCACGCTGTCACCGGTGCTTTTCGGCGCCGGCACCCGCCTGTTCGACGGCGTGGACGCGTCCAGGGT
The sequence above is a segment of the Streptomyces asoensis genome. Coding sequences within it:
- a CDS encoding dihydrofolate reductase family protein, which translates into the protein MAAKVFFSVTMSLDGFIAPESVPVEDELFAPDKQDDPDVQRWMAQWAQLQQWLFPLRFLRENLKLGEGGEEGRDNDVARETFERTGASVMGKRMFDLGEQAWPEEAPFHTPVFVVTHTERDPWERPGGTTFHFVNDGIEHALDQAREAAGDRDVRIAGGGATILEHLNAGLVDEFSITLSPVLFGAGTRLFDGVDASRVALEQVRSEPSSRVTHLTYAVHPR